Proteins encoded together in one Janthinobacterium tructae window:
- the epsC gene encoding serine O-acetyltransferase EpsC encodes MHSIYPAAPADDTAQWNLGPVIQALRTSREDKHKIRHNGRVRELPSREALTTIVNGLSAALFPTHYGRPNLTDESIDYFVGDTLNTTLNRLSEQVRRGLLFSAPAHAVPAGDEGDGASDDAALAQQAREITRAFAASLPDIRALLVSDVQAAYAGDPAATSVAEIMLCYPGTIAILYHRLAHRLHALGAPFLARLIADIAHTLTGIDIHPGAHIGASFFIDHGTGVVIGETAIIGQRVRLYQAVTLGAKRFPADASGALIKGTPRHPIVEDDVVIYAGATVLGRITIGAGSTIGGNVWLTQSVPPNSNVSQAQMRND; translated from the coding sequence ATGCACAGCATTTATCCCGCAGCGCCCGCCGACGACACGGCCCAGTGGAACCTGGGGCCCGTGATCCAGGCCTTGCGCACCTCGCGCGAAGACAAGCACAAGATCCGCCATAACGGCAGGGTGCGCGAACTGCCGTCGCGCGAAGCGCTCACCACCATCGTCAACGGCCTGTCGGCAGCGCTGTTCCCCACGCATTACGGGCGGCCCAACCTGACCGATGAAAGCATCGACTATTTTGTCGGCGACACGCTCAACACCACCCTGAACCGCCTCAGTGAACAGGTGCGGCGCGGCCTGCTGTTCTCGGCTCCGGCTCACGCCGTGCCGGCCGGCGATGAGGGTGATGGCGCCAGCGACGATGCGGCCCTGGCGCAGCAGGCGCGCGAGATCACGCGCGCGTTTGCCGCCAGCCTGCCCGATATCCGCGCCTTGCTGGTGTCGGACGTGCAGGCCGCCTACGCTGGCGACCCGGCCGCCACCTCGGTGGCTGAAATCATGCTGTGCTATCCGGGCACCATCGCCATTTTGTATCACCGCCTCGCGCACCGGCTGCACGCGCTGGGCGCGCCGTTTCTGGCGCGTCTGATCGCCGACATCGCGCACACGCTGACGGGCATCGATATCCACCCGGGCGCGCACATCGGCGCCTCCTTCTTCATCGACCACGGCACGGGCGTGGTGATCGGCGAGACGGCCATCATCGGCCAGCGCGTGCGCCTGTATCAGGCCGTCACTCTGGGCGCCAAGCGTTTTCCGGCCGATGCAAGCGGCGCGCTGATCAAGGGCACGCCGCGCCATCCCATCGTCGAGGACGACGTGGTTATCTACGCGGGCGCGACCGTGCTGGGGCGCATCACCATCGGCGCGGGATCGACCATCGGGGGGAATGTGTGGCTGACGCAGAGCGTGCCGCCAAATAGCAATGTATCGCAGGCGCAGATGCGCAACGATTGA
- a CDS encoding META domain-containing protein: MFTLARLIPLAAIVAITAGCAQTPVRSDAAAAAPGATSPAKPAPKLTGTQWKLKELKGKQVVRKAPEQREVTLQLAEGRASGHSGCNQMMGGYTSDGISTLNFGQMAGTMMMCQPQDMDLERLLLTTLGEVNGYRYADQELLLLKDGVPVARYEALTVK; the protein is encoded by the coding sequence ATGTTCACACTCGCCAGACTGATCCCCCTCGCCGCCATCGTCGCCATCACCGCCGGCTGTGCGCAAACGCCCGTGCGCAGCGACGCTGCCGCCGCCGCGCCAGGCGCCACCTCGCCCGCCAAGCCGGCGCCCAAGCTGACGGGCACGCAGTGGAAGCTGAAGGAATTGAAGGGCAAGCAAGTGGTGCGCAAGGCGCCTGAACAGCGCGAAGTGACGCTGCAGCTTGCCGAAGGCCGCGCCAGTGGCCACAGCGGCTGCAACCAGATGATGGGCGGCTACACCAGCGATGGCATCAGCACCTTGAACTTTGGACAGATGGCCGGCACCATGATGATGTGCCAGCCGCAGGACATGGACCTCGAACGCCTGCTCCTGACCACCCTGGGCGAAGTCAATGGCTACCGCTACGCCGACCAGGAATTGCTGCTGCTGAAGGATGGCGTGCCAGTGGCGCGCTATGAAGCGCTGACGGTGAAGTAA
- the bla gene encoding subclass B3 metallo-beta-lactamase, whose amino-acid sequence MPLTPPRALVLAMLLASPAAQAQAPAPATPATPGCDVCATWNADQAPFRIFGNTYYVGVKGLSSVLVTSPQGHVLIDGGLPESAPKIIANISTLGFRIEDVKLILNSHGHIDHAGGLAELQRRSNALVAASPSAALDLASGEVGPDDPQYHALPKYPPVKDMRLARDGGHFNVGPVKLTAHATPGHTPGGLSWTWQSCDGPRCLNMVYADSLNAVSRPGFKFSASSEYPHAVADLRHSFETLEKLPCDVLISAHPEASQLWERLEASATAGSDAFVDPQACHTYVAAARALLDARLEQEKQP is encoded by the coding sequence ATGCCCCTCACACCACCACGCGCGCTGGTCCTGGCAATGCTGCTGGCCAGCCCCGCCGCCCAGGCGCAAGCACCGGCGCCAGCCACGCCGGCGACGCCGGGCTGCGACGTCTGCGCCACCTGGAATGCCGACCAGGCGCCGTTCCGCATCTTCGGCAATACCTATTATGTGGGCGTGAAAGGCCTCAGTTCCGTGCTGGTGACGTCGCCGCAGGGCCACGTGCTGATCGACGGCGGCTTGCCGGAATCGGCGCCCAAGATCATCGCCAATATCTCCACCCTGGGCTTTCGCATCGAGGACGTGAAGCTGATCCTCAATTCGCACGGCCACATCGACCATGCGGGCGGCCTGGCCGAACTGCAGCGGCGCAGCAATGCGCTGGTGGCCGCCAGCCCGTCGGCGGCGCTGGACCTGGCGTCGGGCGAAGTGGGGCCGGACGATCCGCAATACCATGCGCTGCCCAAGTACCCGCCCGTGAAGGACATGCGCCTGGCGCGCGATGGCGGCCATTTCAATGTCGGCCCCGTCAAGCTGACGGCGCACGCCACGCCGGGCCACACGCCCGGAGGCCTGAGCTGGACGTGGCAATCGTGCGACGGCCCCCGCTGCCTGAACATGGTCTACGCGGACAGCCTCAACGCCGTCTCGCGCCCCGGCTTCAAGTTCAGCGCCAGCAGCGAGTATCCGCACGCGGTGGCGGACTTGCGCCACAGCTTCGAGACGCTGGAAAAACTGCCCTGCGACGTGCTCATTTCAGCGCATCCGGAAGCGTCGCAATTGTGGGAGCGGCTCGAAGCGAGCGCCACGGCCGGCAGCGATGCCTTTGTCGACCCGCAGGCCTGCCACACCTATGTGGCGGCGGCGCGCGCCTTGCTCGACGCGCGCCTGGAACAGGAAAAACAACCGTGA